The nucleotide sequence AGCAGTTAACCACTCATCAATTACATATGCAATTACCGGCTTTGCACAAAAAAACAAATATTGGTTTTCGATAAAATACGCAAAGTTACCTCTAAGTAAAGAAAAAAAAGAACATTTGCTCTCTGGCAAGGGGGCATTCATATCATTTAACATTATTAACCTCTTTTTTTTTAAATAACATAACTCAAGTTTCGCACTTTAAAAACATCATTTTTTCAATAGAAGTCTTTATGATTTCTTGCATTTTTTCCAGCCTCTCCCAAAAAAGTGCAAATATTGACTCAGCATCACCGAAACAGTATAATTTACCTGATAATCATTAACAAGTTGAGATGAAGCAGGCACCTCCTTCACTTATGCACATAAAGTGCTATGCTATTGGTAAGGAACCAAACATAAAAGTTAAAGGAGGTACCATATGGCACTATACGGAGGTTTTGACTTGCATTCAACCAATAATTATTTAGCCATTATTGATGAGAATGACAAACGTATTCTCAAAAAGAAGCTGGACAATGATCCTGATTTGATTATTTCAACATTAAAGCCGTACCAAAATGAGCTTAAAGGTGTAGTTGTTGAATCTACTTTCAATTGGTACTGGCTTGTAGATCTTTTGATGGACAATGATTTCAAAACACATTTGGCAAACCCTTCCGCTGTTAAAAAATACGAGGGACTCAAACACAGCGATGACAATGATGATGCACATTGGCTTGCTCATCTTTTAAAACTAAACATTCTACCTGAAGGTTACATTTATCCCAAGAAGCAACGTCCAATACGGGATTTACTCCGGAAAAGAGGACACCTTGTGCAGCTTCGTACATCTCTTATTCTCAGCTTACAAAATATCATCCAGAGAAATTGCGGGACAAAACTTGGAGCTAACATTATTAAACAAACAAAAGAGGACAACCCTTTATTTGAAATGCTTAATTCTGATGAGTCCCTATCACTTTCAGGAGTTATTAGTAAAGAAAGCATAGACCATCTGTCAAATCAAATACGGCAGATAGAAAAGAAGGTAGAAAACTCGATGGAGCTTCACAGTTCATTTATCAAATTACAGTCTATTCCCGGTGTAGGTAAAACATTAGCACTCACAATTATGCTGGAAACAGGCACAATTGAAAGATTTAATAAAGTTGGCAATTTTGCTTCTTATTGCAGGAAAGTACCTACAAAGTGGACGAGCAATGACAAAACAAAAGGCAGTGGAAATCAGAAAAATGGAAATAAATATCTTGCATGGGCATTTTCGGAGGCGGCTGAATTCATAAAGAAATTCGATCCTGCGGCAAAATCGTATTACCAACGCAAAATGTCTAAAGGAAATCGAATGATTGCTCATTCTGCTGTGGCACATAAACTCAGCAGAGCTGCTTTTTATATTATGCGTGATGATGTAGTTTATGACAGTAAGAAGTTATTTGGATAGAATGGTTGAAGCGGGGAACCGGAAAGGGGAGTGGTAAAACCACATTGCCTGATTGGAAGCCGCTTCGACCTGTAGATTGAGTACTTTGCTGCCTATGCGATGAGCTTACTAGGGATTGGTTAAAAACCATGGTTTCTGATATCAAATTTTATAGACATCGCATGGTACTGACGTTTTTCTGGTTCGCGGAATGCGAAACGGGTATCCCGGAATATTGGTGATACCTAAATCCTGATGGGTGTCTGGTGCAGCAAATATTATGCTGACACATATATTGAAAACAGAGGTGCAGAAAAGGTGCTTAATTTGCAAATATTATAGTTTAGTAAATAGATTGCATAAAAATGCGTACAGTGGAGGAATATCTACTTGACAAAAAACTTGTTATGGGTGTCCCCTTTTTTTAGAGTTCTCTGATTTTACTTTGAGCCTTTTCAAATTCTTCAAATTTATTCATTTCTTAGACCGGGTAATTTTGGCATATAACGCCGTAAATCACCGGCGGTAAAAAGCAGAGAGGCGAAGGAACAGCGCTTTTCACCGTCCGAGTGCATTTGCCTTGTTAGCGGTTTCAACCTTCACTATTTTCTTTCATATAAAGTGCAACAGCCCCTTCTGGGTTTGCCGCTGCTACTGTTTCTTTATATTCATATCCTCGTTTTGGCAAGTTGCTCTCCCTCCATTTATTCCCATTAACACCAAAAATTATTTTGACAATAATGGAGGCTACCCTAATCAGGGCATCACCGCCTGAACCAGAACCTGATGCACCAATAATAAAACCCAATACGAGGAATGCAATCAAAACCCCTACACCAAGCCCCCACATTTTCTTTACCATAGCCCAGATAAAGCTAAAGAAAAATGCTGGCCATGACCATCCCTGTTTTACAGCTTCATAGTTTCCTTGAGGGTTGGCATAAATTTTATACTGCTTCATCATTTGTCTCCTTTTGGTTTCGAGTTTTTTACCAGTAAATAGGGTCAGGTAAATAAGTATATTATTTTATCCTCAAATGTTTTGTATGTAGATTCTATAAAACCTTTGAAGTATAATTTACCTGTCTCCATTCAATTTACCCATTCAATTTCCATTCAATTCACAGGTTAGCCTCTGGTATTTTGGGCTATGAATTAAGTTCAAATAAAATCTTTAAAGACTGGTTAATTTCCTGTACCTTATCTATTGACAATTTCCCCCGAATTTTGACTAACCTATGACGATGATCTATTGGACGTGTCTGCAAGCAGTCTGCTATCGATTTTTTTTGATAAACCATTGTTGGATGAAGGATAAATTTCAACATTGGTTTGTATTCGAGTTTTTTTTGGACTCCATTCAGTAATTGGAACAACTTGGATAACAGGAACTCTTTCATTATAAATATCATTAGTCACAACTATGCATGGTCTAATTTTTCCTGTTTCTGAACCTTTTGTCGGATCGAGATTGACGTCAATAATCATACCTCTTTTCAGCGTTGTCATTCCGGCCATCCGTTTAATGCAGTTTCGGTCAATTCTTTTAGATCATTATCTTCAGAATAGATTTCAGAATATAGCTCAGCGGATTTTCGTAGATTTTCAAGTTCCATTTCTTTTTTGTAATGTTCTATAGCTACACGAAGCATAGAGCTTTTATCCTTAAATCCATAGGCTTTAAAATTGTTCAAAAATTGTGCTTGTGATTCTTCAACGCTGAATTTTGCCTGTAACATACAATATCCTTTTTGGCGCTTATGTTGGGCCCTAATATACAGACCTACTTTAATGCCCAATTCATTAAAAGTCAATTAAATTCTTTAATTTTGCATTAGAAAATAACAAACTCCGATTTTGATATTTTTCCTGTTGTTTTTAAAATACAAGAAAAGATTTTCCAAATATTACTTCATTCATACTTTACTAAAGCATAAATTTTCTCCATTTACACCGTTTTTAGACACAGCAATACTGCCTATTGCCTGAATTGTCCACAAAGTTAACATAAGTAAAGAAAAAAGGTCACAACGTTAAACATTCTGTCCTCCACTGTTCCATTTTTTTGAACATATCCACACTGCAGCACAACTTCAGTTTATTACCGCCGTGGGACACAAGTTTCCCCGCTATAGATATGACCTGATAACGTATACTACCCATCTCTTTATTTTTATAGACACCTCCCATTATGATTCGTTTGAGGTACATAATCAGATTATATGCCAGTATTCCTGTCTTAAACCATAAGCCGTTACCCGCAAGATTACCCGAAGGAAAGCTTTTTAAATTAAAACCATACTTTGCTTCTTTTATATTGTATTCACAAACACCGCGCAAATTATAAAAATGTACCACCTTTTCTGCATCCAGTTTTGAATTAGTTGCAATAACACGATATTCATATTTATCACCAAGAAGCTCCGGAACTGTGGGGTTGTCTGACTCAATTTTCTTACGAACAACTATTATACGGAAACTCTCCTTAGTGTTTTCCATACAGTGAATAAACTCTGCTATTTCCTCATTATCGCTTTCATCTCCATACCTATTTCTATATCTTTTCCATGAATCAGATGGTATATGATTTATTCCTTTACGAACTGAACTATCAAGGTCACCTCCTATAAAAAACGTTAAATCGTTATCAAAACAGTAATTCAATACTTTAGATTGGTAACCGGCAGAATCATTACGAACATTGGATACTTCTATACCACAAGATTCAAGATATTTATGGACTCTCTGAAGCTGTTCAAGTATGCCAACCTGGGCACTTACATTGCCTTCCCGAAATTCCTCGTCTATACAATAACCGCTCTCTCCTATAAAACACGTCATAGAACTGTATGCTTTAAATTTCTTATAACAATACTTGGCATCCCTTTTATACACCTTTGCATAAGTGGCGTCCTGATCCAGAGTAACTGAAAATAAATTTTCTCTTTTTAAAGCATCTTTCACTATTTTATAGTTGAGACTGCCCAGTTTGCTGATTGTTTTATTAACTGCTACTTCATCCAACATGCTTTCTGTTTTTGAAAAATACCTACTGATGCTGGAACTATCCGGGATATCTTCAATACCGCTGATATAGCTTAAAACCTTATCAAAAGAAAGTTTGTCGATATCACTGAAACTCCTGCCACCGCATATCATCGATAGAATAACAGGAATTATTTTAGAAGATGGCGGTTTGCCTCTGTTAGAGCCTGGATGATCAAGTTCTTTATCAAGGAAATCTCGGATGCCCATCTTATCTAACAGTGGGATTAACAAAGATATTCCACCAAATGGGGTAATTTTATCATTGCTTCTTTCTAATTTGTAGTTTAGTTTGCTCATTGTAAGTCACCTTTTTGGTTGTGGTTTTTGTTTTCTTAAAACCTTAATCTACAACATCTTAAAGGTGGCTTGCAACTCCTAATGCAATCTTAAAGAAATTGTTTGAGATAGCTGGTAAGGGGTGAGGTTGAGGAAGAAATGGAGAGATAGTGAAATGGTGAAGTGGGGTATTAGTGTTAAGTGTTAAGTATTAAGTATTAAGTGCTGAGTGCTAAGAGCTAAGGTAGAGGCAAAAGTATTAAGCTTCGGAGGCAGGGGTTTAGCCCTGCATATGTACGGAACTTTGTTTGAGAGCTGACGTTATACTGTGGCGGGACTGAACCCCCGCATCCGAAAGATGACTATGCTTTTTTGGGGTTCATTATTCTCTTGACTGCAACTTGGTATGAGTGGGTATTGAACCTTGAACCTTGAACCTTGAACCCTGAACCTTGAACCTTGAACCCATACTACCCATACTACCCATACTACACATCACATCTTGCGTCTCACGTTTCACGTTTCACGTTTCACGCATTACGTCTTACTGTCACTGTCACATTCACTTTCACTTTCACTGTATTCTGAACCTTGAACCTTGAACTTATCATTGCTGTGCTTCCTGTGTTGTTGTAAATCTTCAGATATTATTCAAACAAACGCAACTTGGTATAAATTTTGGATGTTATCAGTGTTAGATTTTTGCTGCACTTGAATTGAAGCTATATAAAAATTGTCTTTTAAATTCTTATGAGATGTTGTAAATTTAGATAAAAATCCTTTTGGAAAGGTTGATTTATGCGTTTAATTATTGATGGTCATTCAGTTGCATACAGGGTATATTATAAAACTCCCAAGCTTACGAACACCAAGGGAGTACCGACATCAGTGGTTCATACTTTTCTGAATATTCTGCTGAGTCTTAAGGAAGAGCTCAATCCTGAGGAAATGATCGTGACTTTTGATTCAAAAGGCAAAACTGAACGTCACGGCCTGGATGAGGAATATAAAGCAAACAGACAGCCCGCTCCCGAGGATCTTATTCCTCAGATTGAAATACTTAAAAATGTTATTCCGCTGCTGGGAGTGAGTGTTTTTGCAAAAGAGGGAGTTGAGGCTGATGATATTATTTTTACCCTGTCTGAGGATTGTGAGGATGACGTTTATATAGTTACCAAAGATAAGGATATATATCAGCTTGTTAATGAAAGAGTGAAAATTTACGATTATCAGAATGATAAGGTAATCGGTGTGAAGGAAGTTGTTGAAAAATTCGAGGTTACTCCTGAACAGATCCCTGATTTCCTGGCGCTTGTGGGCGATGCTTCCGACAATATCCCCGGTGTGAAAGGTATCGGTCCCAAGACTGCAGCTCCTTTACTTAAGAAATACGGGAGCCTGGAGAATATCTACAAGCATCTTGATGATTTGAAATCCTCAGTGAGGGATAAACTGGAAAAATACAGGGATGACGCTTTCTTAAGCAAAGAATTGACTGAGCCCATCAGAACTGAAATTGAATTTGATAAAAGTGAAAGATTCGATGAAAGCAGTCTTTTGGAGTTTCTGGAAAAATATGAGCTGAACCAGATAAAACAAAGGCTTTTCGGCAAAAACGAAAATGTCGATCTGGGTAACGGTGATGTCGGCAAACCTGACTTAGCCGCTTTCGTGGAAGATTCGTTTTATACGGCTGATTCACACAACTACAATATAGAAAAAGATTACAAAAAAGCTTCACAGGCTAAATATGTTTTTTCATACAAGAACATATATAAACATCTTCAATCGCCTGTAAAAGGCGTTCTCGATCTGGAAATAATTTCCTGGCTCAACGATCCGGATTCCGGCGGCATAAAAAAGCAGAAGGAAGAGGATGTCAGTGCATTTTTGAAAAGACTGAATGAGCAGGCGGAAAGTATTTATACAGAATTTAAAAAGAATGATTTTGAAGATGTGTATGAAAATATAGAAGTTGCCACTGCCGAGGTTTTGGCCTGTATGGAACTTGACGGTATCAAACTCAGCAGAGAAAAGTTGAAAACAGTTGATGATGAGCTTGCAAGTGAATTAAATCGGATTGAGGGAAAAATATTTTCAGCATTGAACAAGGAAATCAATCTCAATTCGCCTAAACAGCTTTCTGAAGTTTTGTTTGATGAGCTGGGTATAAAACCATACAAAAAAACAAAAACGGGATATTCTACCAACGAAGAATCACTGAAAAATCTAATTATAATGAACCCCGGATATGCAGAGCTTCTGGAGTTGATACTAACACACAGAGAGTATTCAAAATTAAAAAATACCTATACAGGGAAACTCGGTGACTATGTAAATTCAAAGACCGGCCGTGTTCACTCAACTTTTAACCAGGTAGGTACAGCTACAGGGCGTCTCTCATCTTCTAATCCGAATTTGCAGAATATACCCCAAAGGGGGAAAATCGCTTCCAAGGTGAGGTCAGCTTTCATACCGGAAGACGGTTATTCGCTTATCTCTTTCGACTATTCCCAAATTGAGCTGAGGCTTCTGGCGCACTTGTCCGGTGATGAAACGTTACTGGAAGCCTACAAAAAGGATGCGGATATACACAAAAAAACTGCAGCTTCCATTTTTAACATCGATGAAAAGGATGTTGACAGTAATTTAAGAAGGATTGCAAAGGCGGTGAATTTTGGTATTATTTATGGGCTGAGCCCTTACGGTCTGGCCAGAGATACCGGGGTAAGCCAAAAGGAAGCCAAAGAGTTTATTGATAAATATTTTAAATTGTATCCTAAAGTTGATTCATATATCAAAGATGCCTTAAAACGTGCCAAAGAGCAGGGTTATACAGAAACACTTTTTGGAAGAAAACGTTTTGTCAAAGAACTTTCAAGCAAAAACAAAGCTCTGAGCAGCAGAGCGGAGAGAATTGCAATAAATGCACCGATACAGGGATCTGCAGCTGATATTATAAAAAAGGCAATGCTTGATACGTTTGCATATCTTGCAGATAAAAAGGTTAATGGCAGACTTATACTTCAGGTTCACGATGAACTGATTTTTGAAATTAAAGATGGTGAAGTGGATACAGTTTTTCAGAAACTCAAAGATATAATGGAAAAAATCGTTCATCTGGATGTCAATATGAGTGTTAAAGGGAAGATCGGCAAAGATTTGGGGGCATTGAAATAAAATGATTATAACTGCTGTGAAGGGTGCGATATGAGCAAAGTAAACAATATTCTGAAAGAAAACGGTGAGTTGAAAAGTGAACTCGAAGGCATTCTCGGTTTGGTCAAAGAAAATGAAGCCAAGTATGAAGGCTTTAAGGTTGTTGAATATGCTTTCTTGATGTCGGAGAATCTTGAGGATTATTCAAAGAAGCCGTTAAAATATCTTGAAGAAATTTTTTCTATCGACAAAACCCTACTTTTTATAAACAACAGT is from Flexistipes sinusarabici DSM 4947 and encodes:
- a CDS encoding IS110 family transposase, with protein sequence MALYGGFDLHSTNNYLAIIDENDKRILKKKLDNDPDLIISTLKPYQNELKGVVVESTFNWYWLVDLLMDNDFKTHLANPSAVKKYEGLKHSDDNDDAHWLAHLLKLNILPEGYIYPKKQRPIRDLLRKRGHLVQLRTSLILSLQNIIQRNCGTKLGANIIKQTKEDNPLFEMLNSDESLSLSGVISKESIDHLSNQIRQIEKKVENSMELHSSFIKLQSIPGVGKTLALTIMLETGTIERFNKVGNFASYCRKVPTKWTSNDKTKGSGNQKNGNKYLAWAFSEAAEFIKKFDPAAKSYYQRKMSKGNRMIAHSAVAHKLSRAAFYIMRDDVVYDSKKLFG
- a CDS encoding DUF2628 domain-containing protein, whose product is MMKQYKIYANPQGNYEAVKQGWSWPAFFFSFIWAMVKKMWGLGVGVLIAFLVLGFIIGASGSGSGGDALIRVASIIVKIIFGVNGNKWRESNLPKRGYEYKETVAAANPEGAVALYMKENSEG
- a CDS encoding type II toxin-antitoxin system PemK/MazF family toxin; amino-acid sequence: MTTLKRGMIIDVNLDPTKGSETGKIRPCIVVTNDIYNERVPVIQVVPITEWSPKKTRIQTNVEIYPSSNNGLSKKIDSRLLADTSNRSSS
- a CDS encoding IS1380-like element ISFsi1 family transposase, with protein sequence MSKLNYKLERSNDKITPFGGISLLIPLLDKMGIRDFLDKELDHPGSNRGKPPSSKIIPVILSMICGGRSFSDIDKLSFDKVLSYISGIEDIPDSSSISRYFSKTESMLDEVAVNKTISKLGSLNYKIVKDALKRENLFSVTLDQDATYAKVYKRDAKYCYKKFKAYSSMTCFIGESGYCIDEEFREGNVSAQVGILEQLQRVHKYLESCGIEVSNVRNDSAGYQSKVLNYCFDNDLTFFIGGDLDSSVRKGINHIPSDSWKRYRNRYGDESDNEEIAEFIHCMENTKESFRIIVVRKKIESDNPTVPELLGDKYEYRVIATNSKLDAEKVVHFYNLRGVCEYNIKEAKYGFNLKSFPSGNLAGNGLWFKTGILAYNLIMYLKRIIMGGVYKNKEMGSIRYQVISIAGKLVSHGGNKLKLCCSVDMFKKMEQWRTECLTL
- a CDS encoding DNA polymerase I, which produces MRLIIDGHSVAYRVYYKTPKLTNTKGVPTSVVHTFLNILLSLKEELNPEEMIVTFDSKGKTERHGLDEEYKANRQPAPEDLIPQIEILKNVIPLLGVSVFAKEGVEADDIIFTLSEDCEDDVYIVTKDKDIYQLVNERVKIYDYQNDKVIGVKEVVEKFEVTPEQIPDFLALVGDASDNIPGVKGIGPKTAAPLLKKYGSLENIYKHLDDLKSSVRDKLEKYRDDAFLSKELTEPIRTEIEFDKSERFDESSLLEFLEKYELNQIKQRLFGKNENVDLGNGDVGKPDLAAFVEDSFYTADSHNYNIEKDYKKASQAKYVFSYKNIYKHLQSPVKGVLDLEIISWLNDPDSGGIKKQKEEDVSAFLKRLNEQAESIYTEFKKNDFEDVYENIEVATAEVLACMELDGIKLSREKLKTVDDELASELNRIEGKIFSALNKEINLNSPKQLSEVLFDELGIKPYKKTKTGYSTNEESLKNLIIMNPGYAELLELILTHREYSKLKNTYTGKLGDYVNSKTGRVHSTFNQVGTATGRLSSSNPNLQNIPQRGKIASKVRSAFIPEDGYSLISFDYSQIELRLLAHLSGDETLLEAYKKDADIHKKTAASIFNIDEKDVDSNLRRIAKAVNFGIIYGLSPYGLARDTGVSQKEAKEFIDKYFKLYPKVDSYIKDALKRAKEQGYTETLFGRKRFVKELSSKNKALSSRAERIAINAPIQGSAADIIKKAMLDTFAYLADKKVNGRLILQVHDELIFEIKDGEVDTVFQKLKDIMEKIVHLDVNMSVKGKIGKDLGALK